The following are encoded together in the Kribbella sp. CA-293567 genome:
- a CDS encoding peptidoglycan-binding domain-containing protein, producing the protein MTNAYDRVSLGKDSSGRAVTVNRRTKLMLELTAKASGVTPTIVQGSYRGANGASASAGTHDGGGVLDLRTWNLTAAQRNRWTAAARAVGFIVWYRTVLQGFTPHLHIIAKGDRDMSPSAERQVYAANNGRNGLKSNKVDTSNQGVPTFNYEAATAPPLPVGAYRVSLAAVAYAANGAAHFRSGQVVALNSAQNFHAWLLRTGVISQRNADVWARAIRQANWVGARSEYRAAIVRFQIRHGLTPDGVVGPRTQAKIAALMPRSTYRVVA; encoded by the coding sequence ATGACCAACGCCTACGACCGCGTCTCCCTCGGTAAGGACTCGTCCGGCCGGGCCGTCACCGTCAATCGCCGGACCAAGCTCATGCTTGAGCTGACCGCCAAGGCGTCCGGCGTCACCCCGACCATCGTCCAGGGGTCCTACCGCGGCGCGAACGGCGCTTCGGCCTCCGCCGGCACTCACGACGGCGGCGGCGTCCTGGACCTTCGGACGTGGAACCTCACCGCCGCGCAGCGCAACCGGTGGACCGCCGCAGCTCGCGCGGTCGGATTCATCGTGTGGTACCGGACGGTCCTACAGGGCTTCACCCCTCACCTCCACATCATCGCCAAGGGTGACCGCGACATGTCCCCGTCGGCCGAGCGTCAGGTCTACGCCGCGAACAACGGCCGAAACGGCCTGAAGTCGAACAAGGTTGACACGAGCAACCAAGGCGTCCCCACCTTCAACTACGAGGCCGCGACCGCGCCGCCGCTGCCCGTCGGTGCCTACCGCGTCTCCCTCGCCGCGGTCGCCTACGCCGCGAACGGCGCCGCTCACTTCCGCAGCGGTCAGGTTGTCGCCCTCAACTCGGCGCAGAACTTCCACGCTTGGCTTCTGCGAACCGGCGTCATCTCGCAGCGCAACGCCGACGTCTGGGCGCGGGCGATCCGTCAAGCCAACTGGGTTGGCGCCCGCAGCGAGTACCGCGCGGCCATCGTCCGATTCCAGATCCGCCACGGCCTCACCCCGGACGGCGTCGTCGGCCCGCGTACTCAGGCCAAGATCGCCGCCCTGATGCCGCGCAGTACCTACCGCGTCGTTGCCTGA
- a CDS encoding glycine-rich domain-containing protein, translated as MTVGTPAWLASSGGLPAYDATELRVIDSMYATFDGAVLGAREGVRPGGNPLAVTIAGSNWNVATGIASVSGILAGALGHYIVPVTAAESGPLNAADGTFGRKDIVVLRVYDAENGDATREAKVEYLIGTPSATPSTPAVPSKSLLLGTITVPKATTGSPSVVLNTKYTVASGGILPTGTRPTSPHLGQTIYNTSTGVMEYHDGSGWLALSGGTPVTFTQTTAGAGTWTKPANAKDVTVEIWGGGGAGGGAGGTTGQGEGGGGGGGGYSRKTYAATDLNANEAFTVGAGTTGGGATGPTGGTTTFKGMSATGGTGGLAMASTAGDSATTGGSGGVGSGGDYNVQGDDGGKGRVLAGKAILASYGGAAPFGGGRSQTPGSAAAGAPGKVPGAGGSGAFGATTGVLNGGNGAVGKILITTRF; from the coding sequence ATGACCGTCGGAACCCCCGCGTGGCTCGCCTCGTCCGGCGGACTCCCCGCCTACGACGCAACTGAGCTTCGCGTCATCGACTCCATGTACGCGACCTTTGACGGCGCCGTCCTCGGCGCCCGCGAAGGTGTCCGGCCGGGTGGCAACCCGCTCGCCGTCACGATCGCAGGAAGCAACTGGAACGTCGCTACCGGCATCGCCTCGGTCTCCGGCATCCTCGCCGGCGCCCTCGGCCACTACATCGTTCCGGTGACCGCCGCCGAGTCCGGGCCGCTCAACGCCGCGGACGGAACCTTTGGCCGCAAGGACATTGTGGTCCTCCGCGTGTACGACGCTGAGAACGGCGACGCGACCCGCGAGGCGAAGGTTGAGTACCTGATCGGTACTCCGTCCGCCACCCCGTCCACCCCGGCCGTACCGAGCAAGTCTCTCCTCCTCGGCACTATCACGGTGCCGAAGGCAACGACCGGCTCGCCGTCGGTCGTCCTCAACACGAAGTACACCGTGGCCTCCGGCGGCATCCTGCCGACCGGCACACGGCCGACCTCGCCGCACCTCGGCCAGACGATCTACAACACCTCAACCGGCGTCATGGAGTACCACGACGGTTCCGGGTGGCTCGCGCTGTCCGGCGGAACCCCGGTGACCTTCACTCAGACCACCGCGGGCGCCGGCACCTGGACGAAGCCCGCCAACGCCAAGGACGTCACCGTTGAAATCTGGGGCGGCGGCGGAGCTGGCGGCGGCGCCGGCGGCACTACGGGTCAGGGCGAGGGCGGCGGAGGGGGCGGCGGCGGATACAGCCGCAAGACCTACGCCGCAACCGATCTCAACGCCAACGAGGCGTTCACCGTCGGCGCGGGCACGACCGGCGGCGGCGCAACCGGCCCGACCGGTGGCACCACCACCTTCAAGGGCATGAGTGCCACCGGAGGCACCGGCGGCCTTGCCATGGCATCGACTGCGGGCGACAGCGCGACGACCGGAGGTAGCGGCGGCGTCGGCTCGGGCGGCGACTACAACGTCCAGGGCGACGACGGCGGTAAGGGCCGCGTCCTGGCGGGCAAGGCCATCCTCGCGAGCTACGGCGGCGCGGCCCCGTTCGGCGGCGGCCGGTCCCAGACTCCCGGCAGCGCCGCGGCTGGAGCGCCCGGCAAGGTCCCCGGCGCGGGTGGTTCCGGCGCCTTCGGCGCGACCACCGGAGTCCTCAACGGAGGCAACGGCGCCGTCGGAAAGATCCTCATTACTACGCGCTTCTGA
- a CDS encoding LAGLIDADG family homing endonuclease, producing the protein MSIPPAAPMTREEAAWLSGLLDGEGCFDSPRGNPRIRVKMSDLDVILRAADLMGASTHMEAARFEHHKPLMVAQITGDRAASIMRALLPWLGSRRSGKCTEIILAHTARQSALAGRHLKAVAA; encoded by the coding sequence GTGAGCATCCCTCCGGCCGCCCCGATGACGCGCGAGGAGGCGGCATGGCTGTCCGGCCTGCTGGACGGCGAGGGTTGCTTCGACAGCCCGCGCGGCAACCCGCGTATCCGCGTCAAGATGAGCGACCTTGACGTGATCCTCCGCGCCGCCGACCTGATGGGCGCCTCCACCCACATGGAGGCCGCGCGCTTCGAGCATCACAAGCCGCTGATGGTTGCTCAGATCACCGGCGACCGCGCCGCCTCCATCATGCGGGCGTTGCTTCCGTGGCTCGGCTCGCGCAGGTCCGGGAAGTGTACGGAGATCATCCTCGCCCACACCGCCCGTCAGTCCGCGCTCGCCGGCCGACACCTGAAGGCGGTAGCCGCGTGA